In the genome of Pseudobacteriovorax antillogorgiicola, one region contains:
- a CDS encoding tetratricopeptide repeat protein, translating to MPIGACIHVNQSLGNALDHYRRYLQLPYQWQPFKAGEKYSVEGGDFFVLHNSIPEELKTIDVLHHLHSHPCYCAIPIIFVSEDLSPSASTLYDEAEFVWQIKPFDSGEFFQTLHDIQDYIKKNQKLLQYRTKLQVAIHKKEFSLAMKVYQAIQKRYPYPYRSHLLAGEIMYGLKQYDEAIAEVKQAQELIPNSMEADSLLARIYLERGDEAHYQDVMNRMTQKAEIHLKNMIHWGHVYVEKGETLKSLSVYERALEEDPNNVDAQHGYLAANLISGKTEVAKEIIEGSSQALQLARLCNMKGISMANKGQYRSAQKLYRNAMNFLPDKAAEHKLWFNLGLCLKKKGELVDAREMFEKCQATAPKDFKKVHDQIEDIDRKLREQREAEEQEKSKTIADSFTLDYETIIVK from the coding sequence ATGCCGATTGGTGCCTGTATCCATGTTAATCAGAGCCTTGGAAATGCATTGGACCACTACCGTCGGTACTTGCAGCTTCCCTACCAGTGGCAACCGTTCAAAGCTGGAGAGAAATATTCGGTAGAAGGTGGCGACTTCTTTGTCTTACATAATAGCATTCCTGAAGAGCTCAAGACTATTGATGTGCTTCACCATCTTCATAGCCACCCTTGCTATTGTGCAATTCCAATCATATTTGTTTCGGAAGATTTATCCCCTAGTGCCTCGACACTTTATGATGAAGCCGAATTTGTTTGGCAAATTAAGCCCTTTGACTCCGGGGAATTTTTTCAAACACTCCATGATATTCAAGACTATATTAAGAAAAATCAAAAACTTCTCCAGTATCGAACCAAGCTTCAGGTAGCGATTCATAAGAAAGAGTTTTCTTTGGCAATGAAGGTCTATCAAGCTATCCAGAAGCGTTACCCTTACCCATATCGCTCGCATCTGCTTGCGGGCGAAATTATGTACGGTTTAAAGCAGTATGATGAGGCTATTGCAGAGGTTAAACAAGCACAAGAGCTGATTCCAAACTCGATGGAAGCTGATTCTTTGCTAGCTAGGATTTATCTGGAGCGTGGAGATGAAGCTCACTATCAAGATGTAATGAATCGTATGACACAGAAGGCAGAAATACACCTCAAAAATATGATTCACTGGGGTCATGTTTATGTGGAAAAGGGTGAAACTCTGAAGTCCTTATCTGTTTATGAAAGAGCATTAGAGGAAGATCCAAACAATGTTGATGCTCAGCATGGCTACTTAGCGGCTAACTTGATCAGCGGCAAGACTGAAGTGGCTAAAGAGATAATCGAAGGTTCGTCTCAGGCCCTGCAATTAGCAAGACTTTGCAATATGAAGGGTATCTCTATGGCTAACAAGGGCCAATACCGTTCGGCTCAGAAGTTATATCGAAACGCTATGAACTTTCTTCCTGATAAGGCAGCGGAGCATAAACTTTGGTTTAATCTAGGTCTATGTTTAAAGAAGAAGGGCGAACTAGTGGACGCCAGAGAAATGTTTGAAAAATGTCAGGCTACAGCTCCTAAGGATTTTAAAAAGGTGCATGATCAGATTGAAGATATCGATCGAAAGCTGAGAGAGCAACGAGAGGCGGAAGAGCAAGAGAAGTCAAAAACTATCGCTGATTCCTTCACCTTAGATTACGAAACGATTATCGTCAAATAG